A genomic region of Chiroxiphia lanceolata isolate bChiLan1 unplaced genomic scaffold, bChiLan1.pri scaffold_53_arrow_ctg1, whole genome shotgun sequence contains the following coding sequences:
- the LOC116781685 gene encoding LOW QUALITY PROTEIN: Ig-like V-type domain-containing protein FAM187A (The sequence of the model RefSeq protein was modified relative to this genomic sequence to represent the inferred CDS: deleted 2 bases in 1 codon), giving the protein MSRDTVLLGPSLLGATILLCLVGVLQAFAIEKKGDVFKKMACPAFLTFENVAYLADMTFKLPCKCKPEEVSSVIWYFQKNLHGCETTELTDFNGTVVLDSSHIHTGSDLLKRFSIPMFRLIMFRAQVRDSGHYLCGSKEGCFLRLLHLRSPEVAVRSCLALCPPKEVPKEGVQSISNIIYKFGEKPVSPSRTDLVITCPGACLEHTVGWDKDSVWLYRSQYLMGVGKGMRVFIDHRNHLQILWVRRNNRGTYFCWRDGEMMAGFWLTSITFPAQHRCGPESIFIMRAIGISFAVISSIFFLAHLGRCCWWVLRKPSRL; this is encoded by the exons ATGTCCAGGGACACAG TTCTGCTGGGGCCGAGCCTGCTGGGAGCCACCATCCTCCTCTGCCTGGTCGGTGTCCTCCAGGCCTTTGCCATCGAGAAGAAAGGGGATGTGTTCAAGAAGATGGCATGTCCTGCCTTCCTGACATTTGAGAACGTCGCCTACTTGGCAGACATGACCTTCAAGCTGCCCTGCAAGTGCAAGCCCGAGGAGGTCTCTTCTGTCATCTGGTACTTCCAGAAGAACCTGCACGGCTGCGAGACCACGGAGCTGACGGACTTCAACGGCACCGTGGTGCTGGACTCCAGCCACATCCACACAGGCAGCGACCTGCTGAAGCGCTTCAGCATCCCCATGTTCAGACTCATCATGTTCCGGGCCCAGGTGAGGGATTCTGGGCACTACCTGTGCGGCTCCAAGGAAGGGTGCTTCCTGCGCCTCCTGCACCTCCGCAGCCCCGAGGTGGCCGTCCGGAGCTGCTTGGCACTGTGCCCGCCCAAGGAGGTGCCCAAGGAGGGAGTCCAGTCCATCTCCAACATCATCTACAAGTTTGGGGAGAAGCCCGTGTCCCCATCCCGAACTGACCTGGTAATCACATGCCCGGGGGCCTGCCTGGAGCACACCGTGGGCTGGGACAAGGACTCGGTCTGGCTCTACCGCTCCCAGTACCTCATGGGTGTTGGGAAGGGCATGAGGGTCTTCATCGACCACAGGAACCACCTGCAGATCCTGTGGGTGCGCAGGAACAACAGGGGCACCTACTTCTGCTGGAGGGACGGCGAGATGATGGCGGGATTCTGGCTCACT AGCATCAccttcccagctcagcaccGGTGCGGCCCTGAATCCATCTTCATCATGAGGGCCATAGGCATCAGCTTCGCCGTCATCAGCAGCATCTTCTTCCTTGCCCACCTGGGCCgctgctgctggtgggtgcTCAGGAAACCGTCCAGGTTGTAG